The Thermus islandicus DSM 21543 genome contains the following window.
CCCCGCCCTGGCCCTCTACCTGACCGGGGGAAAGCCTTCGGGGGCCCACCTCGAGACCCTGGTGCTCCTGGACCTGCTGGCCTTCCGGGACGCCCAGGTGGAGCCCCCCGGCCTCTACTACTGGCGCACCGCCTCCGGCCAAGAGGTGGACTTTGTCCTGGAGGCGGGGGAGAGGCTTTTGCCGGTGGAGGTGAAGGCCACACCCAGGCCCACCCCCAAGGACGCCCAAGGGCTCCTGGCCTTTCTGGCGGAGTACCCCGAGGCCCCTGGGGGGCTCCTCCTCCATGGGGGAGAAGGCGTTTTCCCCTTAGTGGGCCGGGTGGTGGCCGCTCCCTGGTGGAGGGTGGTCTGAAGAAGATAGCCAAAATGGGCAGGCTTCCCAAGGCCCCTCCACGGGCCCTGTAACGAAGGGGAGCCGGGCTGGGGATGGCGTGGGCCCTCGAGGTCTGGTACAAGCGGGCACTGAAGGCGCTGGATCAGGGAGCCACCTCTTGGGCCAGGCATAGGCCGTGGGCGAGCACCTCCTTGGGGCTTGCCTCCCTGCGAGCAAAGCCTCGCTTGCCCATCAGGAGGGAGATATACACCCGTTGTCCTGATCTTTGCAATGTAAGCCCGCGAAGCCTTGACCCAGTTAGGGGGTTTCGGCTAGAATGGGAGCAGTGTCAAGGGAGAAAAGGAAAAAATCTATTCAATTGTCGGACAGGGTCCCTACCTTGACGGAGACCTCTGCAACGCTAGGGTTTGAAGCAAAGCTCTGGGAGGCCGCCAATGCTCTACGCGGCTCCATGGACGCCGCCGAGTACAAACACGTCGTGCTCGGGCTGATTTTTCTCAAGTATATCTCGGATGCCTTCGAGGAGCACCGGGCGAAACTGGATGCCGAGCGCCACCTGGGCGCCGACCCCGAGGACCCTGACGAGTACCGGGCGGAGGGGATCTTTTGGGTGCCGGCCGAGGCCCGCTGGTCTTACCTGCAAAAGAACGCCCGCCAGCCCACCATCGGCCAGCTCGTGGACGAAGCCATGGCTACCGTGGAGCGGGATAACCCCTCCCTCAAGGGGGTGCTCCCCAAGGACTACGCCCGCCCTGGGCTGGACAAGCAGCGCCTGGGACAACTGATCGATCTCATCTCCAACATTGATCTGCGTGGTGGCGAAAACCACGCCCGCGACATCCTTGGGCGGGTCTACGAGTACTTCCTCTCGCAGTTCGCCACCGCCGAGGGCAAGAAGGGCGGCGAGTTCTACACCCCTCGCTGCATCGTCAAGCTCCTCGTGGAGATGTTGCGCCCCTACAAGGGCCGGGTCTACGATCCGTGCTGCGGATCCTCGGGGATGTTCGTGCAGTCCGAGGAGTTCATCCGCGCCCACGGTGGGCGGATCGGCGACATCAGCATCTACGGCCAGGAGCTCAACTACACCACCTGGAGGCTGGCCAGGATGAACCTCGCCATCCGCGGGATCGACGGGCGGATCGAGCAGGGTGACTCGTTCCTAAACGACCGTTTCCCCGACCTTAAGGCTGACTACATCCTGGCCAATCCGCCTTTCAACATGAAGCGCTGGGGCGGGGAGCACCTGCGGGAGGACAAGCGCTGGAAGTTCGGTGTCCCTCCGGTGAACAATGCTAACTTCGCCTGGGTCCAGCACATCATCCACCACCTGGCGCCCACGGGCCTCGCCGGCTTCGTACTCGCCAACGGCTCCATGTCCTCGGGTCAGTCGGGCGAGGGCGAGATCCGCAAGAACATCATCGAGGCCGACCTGGTGGACTGCATGGTGGCCCTCCCGGACAAGCTCTTTTACTCCACCCAGATCCCCGCCTGCCTGTGGTTCCTCGCACGCGACAAGAAGAACGGGCGTTTCCGCGACCGCCGCGGCCAGGTCCTCTTCATCGACGCGCGCAAGATGGGGCAGATGGTGGATCGCACCCACCGCGAGCTCACCGACGAGCACATTCGCAAGATCGCCGACACCTACCACGCCTGGCGCGGGGACAAGGACGCGAGCGAATACCGGGACGTGCCCGGCTTCTGCAAGAGTGCTACGCTGGAGGAGATCCGCCGGCACGGCTACGTGCTCACGCCCGGCCGCTACGTCGGCGCACCGCCGCAAGAGGAAGACGACGAACCCTTTGAAGAAAAGATGCGGCGGCTGGTGGCTGAGCTGCGCGAGCAGCAGGCTGAGGCCGTGAAGCTCGACGCGGCTATTGCCCGGAACCTGAAGGAGCTGGGCTATGACGTTTGAGGAGTTGCTGAAGGCAAAGCGCGAGGAAATCCTGCGCATCTGCGCCAAATATGGCGCCCGCAACGTCCGCGTCTTCGGCTCTGCTGTCCGCGGCGAAGCGGATGAGGAGAGCGACATCGATTTTCTGGTGGAGATGGAAGCGGGGCGGAGCCTATTCGACTTGGGCGGGCTTCAGTACGAACTGGAGCAACTGCTGGGCCGCCCGGTAGACGTGGTGACGGAGCGTGGCCTCAAGGCGCGGATTCGTGAGCGCGTGCTCAAGGAGACGGTACCGCTATGAGAGACCCGAAAGAACGGCTACGGCATATCCTGGATGCTATCGCCGCCATTGAGCGCTATTTGAGCAGGGGGCGAGCCGCTTTTGAGCAAGACGAACTCTTGCAGGGTTGGTTCGTCCGCCATTTGCAGATCATCGGGGAGGCGGCCAGGGCACTACCTGAAGACGTGCGGGCCATGGCGCCGGAGATCGAATGGGCAAAGATTATCGGGATGCGGAATGTTCTGGTTCACGGCTACTTCGACATTGACCTCGACATCGTATGGGAGGCGGCCAGCCGTGACGCCCCAGCCCTCAAGCCTTCCATCGAGAGATTGCTGAAGCGGTTGGAGGAGTTGGGCTATGGCGGGTGAGTGGCGAGAATACCGGATCGGCGAAATCGCTGAAATCATCGGCGGGAGCACGCCATCCACAGCCGACCCATCGAACTTCGATGGTGAAATTCCTTGGTTAACCCCGAAGGATTTATCAGGCCCTCACGACCGGTACGTGTCCCGTGG
Protein-coding sequences here:
- a CDS encoding DUF4143 domain-containing protein, translating into PALALYLTGGKPSGAHLETLVLLDLLAFRDAQVEPPGLYYWRTASGQEVDFVLEAGERLLPVEVKATPRPTPKDAQGLLAFLAEYPEAPGGLLLHGGEGVFPLVGRVVAAPWWRVV
- a CDS encoding type I restriction-modification system subunit M; translation: MTETSATLGFEAKLWEAANALRGSMDAAEYKHVVLGLIFLKYISDAFEEHRAKLDAERHLGADPEDPDEYRAEGIFWVPAEARWSYLQKNARQPTIGQLVDEAMATVERDNPSLKGVLPKDYARPGLDKQRLGQLIDLISNIDLRGGENHARDILGRVYEYFLSQFATAEGKKGGEFYTPRCIVKLLVEMLRPYKGRVYDPCCGSSGMFVQSEEFIRAHGGRIGDISIYGQELNYTTWRLARMNLAIRGIDGRIEQGDSFLNDRFPDLKADYILANPPFNMKRWGGEHLREDKRWKFGVPPVNNANFAWVQHIIHHLAPTGLAGFVLANGSMSSGQSGEGEIRKNIIEADLVDCMVALPDKLFYSTQIPACLWFLARDKKNGRFRDRRGQVLFIDARKMGQMVDRTHRELTDEHIRKIADTYHAWRGDKDASEYRDVPGFCKSATLEEIRRHGYVLTPGRYVGAPPQEEDDEPFEEKMRRLVAELREQQAEAVKLDAAIARNLKELGYDV
- a CDS encoding nucleotidyltransferase family protein, encoding MTFEELLKAKREEILRICAKYGARNVRVFGSAVRGEADEESDIDFLVEMEAGRSLFDLGGLQYELEQLLGRPVDVVTERGLKARIRERVLKETVPL
- a CDS encoding HepT-like ribonuclease domain-containing protein, whose product is MRDPKERLRHILDAIAAIERYLSRGRAAFEQDELLQGWFVRHLQIIGEAARALPEDVRAMAPEIEWAKIIGMRNVLVHGYFDIDLDIVWEAASRDAPALKPSIERLLKRLEELGYGG